A portion of the Stigmatella aurantiaca DW4/3-1 genome contains these proteins:
- a CDS encoding 2,3-dihydro-2,3-dihydroxybenzoate dehydrogenase, with product MGTTSKVALVTGAAQGIGAAVVRALAGSGPVAALDTQAEKLSALATDLGQGRGRVVPYRADVRDSAAVEAVVEQVERELGPIGILVNVAGVLRTGAAVEFSDADWETTFAVNTQGVFHVSRAVARRMVPRKAGVIVTVASNASGTPRMQMAAYAASKAASAMFTKCLGLELAPHNIRCNVVSPGSTDTPMQRALWTDERGGDAAITGSLETFRVGIPLRRLATPADIADAVVFLTSDQARHITMHDLCVDGGATLGV from the coding sequence ATGGGAACGACCTCCAAAGTGGCTCTGGTCACAGGCGCGGCCCAGGGCATCGGTGCGGCGGTAGTCCGAGCACTGGCGGGCAGTGGGCCCGTCGCCGCGCTCGACACCCAGGCCGAGAAGCTCTCCGCGCTGGCCACAGACTTGGGACAGGGCCGTGGCCGAGTCGTCCCCTACCGGGCGGACGTGCGCGACAGTGCCGCGGTCGAGGCCGTGGTCGAGCAGGTGGAGCGTGAGTTGGGGCCCATCGGAATCCTGGTCAACGTGGCCGGTGTCCTGAGAACGGGCGCGGCCGTCGAGTTCAGCGACGCGGACTGGGAGACGACCTTCGCTGTCAACACGCAGGGCGTGTTTCATGTCTCTCGCGCGGTGGCCCGGCGAATGGTGCCCCGCAAGGCTGGGGTGATCGTCACCGTGGCGTCCAATGCCTCGGGAACCCCCCGGATGCAGATGGCTGCTTACGCGGCCTCCAAGGCCGCCTCTGCCATGTTCACCAAGTGCCTGGGGCTGGAATTGGCCCCGCACAACATCCGCTGCAATGTGGTCTCACCGGGCTCCACCGATACGCCCATGCAGCGCGCACTCTGGACCGACGAGCGCGGCGGAGATGCCGCCATCACCGGCTCCCTGGAGACCTTCCGCGTGGGCATTCCCCTGCGCCGACTGGCCACTCCCGCCGATATCGCCGATGCAGTGGTGTTCCTCACCTCCGACCAAGCCCGCCACATCACCATGCACGACTTGTGTGTGGACGGCGGCGCGACCTTGGGCGTCTAG
- a CDS encoding (2,3-dihydroxybenzoyl)adenylate synthase: MTTPSPQREPTLLPGCTPWPEEFAARYRQAGYWRGETFGQMLRERAQRHGDRTALVAGTQRWSYREFDERTDRLVAGFHALGIKPRDRVVVQLPNIAEFFEVVFALFRLGALPVFALPAHRSAEINYFCEFTEAVAYVIPDKHSGFDYRTLAEKVRGAVPSLRHVIVVGEAGPFTPLSQLYASPAAGLPGPAPSDVAFFQLSGGSTGVPKLIPRTHDDYIYSLRGSVEICGLDETSVYLCALPAAHNFPLSSPGVLGTLYAGGTAVLALHPSPDQTFPLIERERVTLTALVPPLAMIWLDAAKARRHDLSSLKVLQVGGARLSAEAAQRVRPTLGCTLQQVYGMAEGLVNYTRLDDPEELIVATQGRPISPDDEIRIIDEDGRDVAPGETGQLLTRGPYTIRGYYNAEAHNARAFTSDGFYCTGDLVRVTPEGYMVVEGRAKDQINRGGDKIAAEEVENHLLAHPSVHDAAVISIPDPFLGERTCAFVIPREAPPTAATLTSFLRERGLAAYKIPDRVEFVTTFPQTGVGKVSKKALRETLTRR, translated from the coding sequence GTGACCACTCCCAGCCCTCAGCGGGAGCCCACCCTTCTTCCGGGCTGCACGCCCTGGCCCGAGGAGTTCGCCGCGCGCTACCGCCAGGCGGGCTACTGGCGTGGCGAGACCTTCGGCCAGATGCTGCGCGAGCGCGCCCAGCGCCACGGCGACCGGACGGCCCTGGTGGCCGGGACGCAGCGCTGGAGCTACCGCGAGTTCGACGAGCGGACCGACCGGTTGGTGGCGGGCTTCCACGCCCTGGGGATCAAGCCCAGGGACCGGGTGGTGGTGCAGCTGCCCAACATCGCCGAGTTCTTCGAGGTGGTCTTCGCGCTCTTTCGCTTGGGGGCGTTGCCGGTCTTTGCGCTTCCCGCGCATCGCAGCGCCGAGATCAACTACTTCTGTGAGTTCACCGAGGCGGTGGCCTACGTCATCCCCGACAAGCACTCGGGATTCGACTACCGCACGCTGGCCGAGAAGGTGCGCGGCGCAGTGCCAAGCCTGCGTCATGTGATTGTCGTGGGCGAGGCGGGGCCGTTCACGCCCTTGAGCCAACTGTACGCTTCACCAGCGGCCGGTCTGCCCGGGCCCGCCCCCAGTGATGTGGCCTTCTTTCAGCTCTCGGGAGGAAGCACCGGCGTTCCCAAACTCATCCCGAGAACCCACGACGACTACATCTACAGCTTGCGCGGCAGCGTCGAGATCTGCGGGCTCGACGAGACGAGCGTGTACCTGTGCGCCTTGCCCGCCGCGCACAACTTCCCGCTCAGCTCGCCGGGTGTCCTCGGCACCCTGTATGCCGGTGGAACCGCCGTGCTGGCGCTGCACCCCAGCCCGGACCAGACATTCCCCTTGATCGAGCGCGAGCGGGTGACCCTCACCGCGCTGGTGCCCCCCCTGGCGATGATCTGGCTGGATGCCGCCAAGGCCCGGCGGCATGACCTGTCCAGCTTGAAAGTGCTCCAGGTGGGTGGGGCCCGGCTCAGCGCCGAGGCCGCCCAGAGGGTGCGCCCCACGCTGGGCTGCACACTGCAACAAGTCTATGGGATGGCCGAGGGACTGGTGAACTACACCCGGCTGGATGATCCCGAGGAGCTCATCGTCGCCACCCAGGGCAGACCGATCTCCCCTGATGACGAAATCCGGATCATCGACGAGGACGGCCGGGATGTGGCCCCAGGCGAGACCGGCCAGCTTCTGACCCGCGGCCCCTACACCATCCGCGGCTACTACAACGCAGAGGCCCACAACGCCCGGGCATTCACCTCCGATGGCTTCTACTGCACCGGCGACCTGGTCAGGGTCACCCCAGAAGGCTACATGGTAGTGGAGGGGCGGGCGAAGGATCAGATCAACCGTGGCGGGGACAAGATCGCCGCCGAAGAGGTCGAGAACCACCTGCTCGCGCACCCGTCGGTCCATGACGCAGCGGTGATCTCCATTCCGGATCCCTTCCTGGGCGAGCGCACCTGCGCGTTCGTCATTCCACGCGAAGCCCCGCCCACCGCCGCGACGCTCACCTCGTTTCTGAGGGAGCGTGGACTGGCGGCCTACAAGATTCCGGACCGTGTCGAGTTTGTCACCACGTTCCCACAGACCGGCGTCGGCAAGGTCAGCAAGAAGGCCCTGCGCGAGACCCTCACCCGCCGCTAA
- a CDS encoding siderophore-interacting protein, with protein MRTQSERAPRRVPFAIKFRLLEVLRVAYVTPHMVRVTLGGKELEGFQTPAADDHVRLIFPAPGELKPLLPTLGPHGPVFPEGKPRPASRDYTPRRYDAAAGELDIDFVVHGSGPGSTWATHAKPGDFVGVGGPRSSMIVPQDFDWYLLAGDATAMPAIGRWLEELPAGAHAIVFIEVSDASEEQRFNTRARVELTWLHRNGAPPGSTNQLEKAIRELAFPPGDYFVWLAGEANTLRPIREHIYNERGTHKKWVSATGYWKRDTADHHEPHD; from the coding sequence ATGAGAACCCAGTCTGAACGGGCTCCCCGCCGTGTGCCCTTCGCGATCAAGTTTCGGCTCCTCGAAGTCCTTCGTGTGGCCTACGTCACCCCCCACATGGTGCGGGTCACCCTCGGAGGCAAAGAGCTGGAGGGATTCCAGACCCCGGCGGCTGACGACCACGTGCGGCTGATCTTCCCAGCCCCCGGCGAGCTCAAGCCCCTTCTGCCCACCCTGGGGCCTCACGGGCCGGTCTTCCCAGAGGGAAAGCCACGCCCCGCCTCGCGCGATTACACGCCCCGGCGCTACGACGCCGCCGCGGGTGAGCTGGACATCGATTTCGTGGTGCATGGTTCTGGGCCCGGCTCGACCTGGGCCACCCACGCCAAACCAGGAGACTTCGTCGGCGTGGGAGGCCCCCGTAGCTCGATGATCGTCCCCCAGGACTTCGACTGGTATCTGCTCGCGGGTGATGCCACCGCGATGCCGGCCATCGGCCGCTGGCTGGAAGAACTTCCGGCCGGTGCGCACGCCATTGTCTTCATTGAAGTCAGCGATGCATCCGAAGAGCAGCGGTTCAATACCCGCGCCCGGGTGGAGCTGACCTGGCTGCACCGCAACGGTGCCCCCCCCGGCTCCACGAACCAGCTGGAAAAAGCCATCCGCGAGCTGGCATTCCCTCCCGGCGACTACTTCGTCTGGCTGGCAGGCGAAGCCAACACCCTGCGACCCATCCGCGAGCACATCTACAACGAGCGCGGCACGCACAAAAAATGGGTCAGTGCGACGGGCTACTGGAAGCGGGACACCGCCGACCACCACGAGCCACATGACTGA
- the mxcG gene encoding myxochelin non-ribosomal peptide synthetase MxcG codes for MRDSQEARRPLSAAQHGIWLGQQFDLKSPVYNAGECIEICGPVDPALFEAAVRQAVSEAEALHVRFVSSETGPQQLLGPPEDWTLHMADLSEAADPWAAVQAWMKADLAQTVDLSRGPLFTEALFKAAPDRFFWYQRVHHIAMDGFGFSLLARRVAEVYTAKAAGRPVTGGFGSFQAVLDEDVAYRNGPQYELDRTFWTQRFADRPTPVGLAPPAPMSSSFVRQTRFLSTQSMEQLQAVSRTAGLNWPDLMLAATAVYLHRLTDAAEVVLGLPVMTRLGSAALRVPCMAMNIVPLRVPVSPEASLLDVARRVAAEVRAMRPHLRYRYEQLRRDLKMVGGQRRLFGPVVNIMPFDYALRFAGIPTIAHNISAGPVEDLSIGLYARSDGKGMRIDFDANPTCYEAKDLDTHQGAFLELLESLVAAPGQAVGQVQNRSPSRLPPTSSTGSLLSSVLDGGPLPVSPRPVLQLITERAHEQPDAIAVEHGQHQLSYRDLLQNAQALSAQLVREGVQPNTPVAVMLPRGIDAIVASLGVLFSGAGYLPLDPQGPSSRTAAILEDAKPALIIQRASPEADPMARGNLVIRRNEAAPAAAPSSQVQTEGERLAYVIYTSGSTGQPNGVQISQDALAHFVAGATHRYGVQRSDRVLQFAPLHFDASVEEIFLTLCAGAKLVLRTEEMLQSVPRLLDACAEHGISVLDLPTAFWHELAYSVSTGAARLPSSIRLVIIGGEAALPERVARWRSAVGPAVLLLNTYGPTEATVVATTATLSGPLTAGAPEEEIPIGRPLPGVLTALIDAHGKLATPGAEGELYLLGGGLARGYLGRPELNAARFTPLGALPGNPRAYRTGDKARVREDGQLVFTGRVDDEFKISGHRIDPTEIETVLLAHAGVREAAVVGQILPGGTRRLCAHIVAENPAPAAAELRRHLLAELPAAMVPSAFVFSEKLPRTSTGKLDRNTLRLTLPPEDTAPAADATAFERLVLQVWEQVLGLGGMSAQDDFFELGGQSLQTIQVANRLSVALGREVPVATVFRYPTAAGLAQALEHGEKDSQESGGLSPAMLADAELPEEIVPRLVPRQSPPTPLRQVLLTGATGFVGAHLLDQLLRQTQAKVVCLVRARDEVHAMERLREAMTGQRLSTASLAERVMAVPADLGQPWLGLSSARFHSLAAECDAILHNAAVVSVVREYGSLQATNVRGTRELLRLAAAVRPKPLHYVSTLAVAPQANLSPEVPEAFVPAHPGLRDGYQQSKWVAERLVQHAAERGLPVTVYRLGRVSGAMDSGIVNPQDLVWRILLAGIPAGALPQLDVGEVWTPVDYVASALVRLSLVSHPGAVFNVTPAPEVRLSEVFGWVRDYGYPVELCPVPEWRARVAQAAGSANNSATLAFFDLRAGSSEPTFGLGTLRSDRLLQALSGSGISCPGTDRPLLHRYLDYCVEQGLLQRPPKTR; via the coding sequence ATGCGGGATTCACAGGAAGCACGCCGACCGCTGTCTGCGGCCCAGCACGGCATCTGGCTGGGCCAGCAGTTCGATCTCAAGAGCCCGGTGTACAACGCCGGCGAGTGCATCGAGATCTGCGGCCCCGTGGACCCCGCGCTCTTCGAGGCAGCGGTGCGTCAAGCGGTCAGTGAGGCCGAAGCGCTGCACGTTCGCTTCGTCTCCAGCGAGACTGGCCCCCAGCAGTTGCTCGGCCCGCCAGAGGACTGGACCCTGCACATGGCCGACCTCAGCGAGGCCGCCGATCCCTGGGCAGCGGTTCAAGCCTGGATGAAGGCCGATCTGGCCCAGACGGTCGATCTCAGCCGGGGACCGCTCTTCACGGAGGCCTTGTTCAAGGCCGCCCCCGACCGGTTCTTCTGGTACCAGCGGGTCCACCACATCGCCATGGATGGCTTTGGTTTCTCGCTGCTGGCCCGGCGGGTGGCCGAAGTGTACACCGCGAAGGCCGCGGGCCGTCCCGTGACGGGAGGCTTCGGCTCATTCCAGGCCGTGTTGGATGAGGATGTGGCCTACCGGAACGGGCCCCAGTACGAACTCGACCGGACCTTCTGGACGCAGCGCTTCGCCGATCGGCCTACCCCAGTCGGTCTGGCGCCCCCCGCGCCCATGTCTTCCAGCTTCGTGCGCCAGACCCGCTTCCTCTCCACCCAGAGCATGGAGCAGCTTCAGGCGGTTTCACGGACGGCGGGCCTGAACTGGCCGGATCTCATGCTCGCGGCCACGGCGGTCTACCTGCACCGGTTGACCGATGCGGCCGAGGTGGTGCTCGGCTTGCCAGTGATGACGCGGCTCGGCTCGGCCGCGCTGCGCGTGCCCTGCATGGCCATGAACATCGTCCCCCTGCGCGTGCCCGTAAGCCCCGAGGCCAGCCTGCTGGACGTGGCCCGCAGGGTGGCCGCGGAGGTGCGCGCCATGCGGCCCCACCTGCGTTACCGCTATGAGCAACTCCGCCGCGACCTGAAGATGGTCGGTGGACAGCGGCGGCTGTTTGGCCCCGTGGTCAACATCATGCCGTTTGACTACGCCCTGCGCTTCGCGGGGATTCCCACCATCGCGCACAACATCTCCGCGGGCCCCGTGGAGGATCTCTCGATCGGCCTGTATGCCCGATCCGATGGGAAGGGGATGCGGATCGACTTCGACGCCAACCCCACCTGTTATGAGGCCAAGGACTTGGATACCCACCAAGGCGCCTTCCTCGAACTGCTGGAGTCACTCGTCGCGGCCCCCGGACAAGCGGTGGGCCAAGTCCAGAACCGATCTCCCAGCCGCCTTCCGCCCACGTCCAGCACGGGCTCCCTGCTCTCCTCTGTGCTCGATGGCGGACCGCTCCCCGTGTCCCCCCGTCCGGTCTTGCAGCTGATCACCGAGAGAGCCCACGAACAACCTGACGCGATCGCGGTGGAGCATGGCCAGCACCAGCTGAGCTACCGGGACCTGCTCCAAAACGCGCAGGCGCTGTCCGCACAGCTTGTCCGTGAGGGGGTTCAGCCCAATACCCCCGTGGCGGTGATGCTCCCCCGGGGGATCGATGCCATCGTGGCGAGCCTGGGCGTGCTGTTCTCCGGCGCGGGCTACTTGCCGCTCGATCCCCAGGGGCCCTCCTCCCGGACGGCGGCCATCCTCGAGGATGCGAAGCCCGCGTTGATCATCCAGCGCGCCTCGCCCGAGGCGGACCCCATGGCACGGGGAAACCTCGTCATTCGCAGGAATGAGGCGGCACCGGCGGCGGCCCCTTCTTCCCAGGTTCAGACCGAGGGTGAGCGCCTCGCTTACGTCATCTACACTTCCGGCTCGACGGGACAGCCCAACGGCGTGCAGATCAGCCAGGACGCCCTGGCCCACTTCGTAGCGGGAGCGACACACCGCTATGGCGTGCAGCGCAGCGATCGGGTTCTCCAATTTGCGCCCCTTCACTTCGATGCCAGCGTGGAGGAGATCTTCCTGACCCTGTGTGCCGGCGCGAAGTTGGTGCTTCGCACCGAGGAGATGCTCCAGTCCGTGCCCCGGCTCCTCGACGCGTGTGCCGAGCACGGCATCTCCGTGCTGGATCTGCCCACGGCGTTCTGGCACGAGCTGGCCTACAGTGTCTCGACGGGCGCCGCCCGCCTACCTTCGTCCATCCGGCTCGTGATCATCGGTGGAGAGGCTGCGCTGCCTGAGCGGGTCGCGCGCTGGCGCTCCGCAGTCGGCCCCGCGGTCCTGCTGCTCAATACGTATGGCCCCACCGAAGCCACCGTGGTGGCCACGACGGCCACGCTGAGTGGGCCTCTGACCGCGGGAGCGCCGGAAGAAGAGATTCCCATCGGACGTCCGCTTCCGGGAGTCCTCACAGCGCTCATCGATGCGCATGGAAAGCTCGCCACGCCTGGCGCAGAGGGTGAGCTGTACCTGCTGGGGGGAGGCCTGGCGCGGGGATACCTGGGACGCCCGGAGTTGAACGCCGCTCGCTTCACCCCGCTCGGTGCCCTGCCCGGCAACCCACGCGCCTATCGCACCGGCGACAAAGCCCGGGTGCGTGAGGATGGACAGCTGGTGTTCACCGGCCGTGTCGATGACGAGTTCAAGATCAGCGGCCACCGGATCGATCCCACCGAGATTGAAACCGTGCTGCTGGCCCACGCAGGCGTGCGCGAAGCCGCCGTGGTGGGGCAGATCCTTCCCGGCGGCACGCGCCGGCTGTGCGCGCACATCGTCGCCGAGAATCCTGCCCCGGCCGCCGCGGAGCTGCGCCGACACCTGCTGGCGGAGCTGCCAGCCGCCATGGTCCCGAGCGCCTTCGTGTTCTCCGAGAAGTTGCCCCGTACCAGCACGGGCAAGCTGGATCGAAACACGCTGCGCCTCACACTGCCCCCCGAGGACACGGCACCCGCCGCCGATGCCACCGCATTCGAGCGCCTGGTGCTCCAGGTGTGGGAACAAGTCCTGGGTCTGGGCGGCATGTCGGCACAGGACGACTTCTTCGAGCTGGGAGGGCAATCCCTCCAGACGATCCAGGTCGCCAACCGGCTCAGTGTCGCCTTGGGCCGGGAAGTGCCTGTCGCCACGGTGTTCCGGTATCCGACCGCCGCCGGACTGGCACAGGCCCTGGAGCACGGAGAGAAGGACAGCCAGGAGAGCGGAGGCTTGTCCCCTGCCATGCTCGCGGATGCGGAGTTGCCCGAGGAGATCGTCCCCCGGCTCGTCCCCCGCCAAAGTCCCCCCACCCCCTTGCGTCAAGTATTGCTGACGGGGGCCACCGGCTTCGTGGGCGCGCACCTGCTCGACCAACTGCTGCGCCAGACCCAGGCCAAGGTGGTCTGCCTGGTTCGCGCCCGCGATGAAGTGCATGCCATGGAGCGGCTCCGCGAGGCCATGACGGGCCAACGGCTGTCCACGGCGAGCCTCGCCGAGCGGGTCATGGCCGTGCCCGCCGACCTGGGCCAGCCGTGGCTGGGACTGAGCTCCGCGCGTTTCCACAGCTTGGCGGCCGAGTGCGACGCGATTCTCCACAATGCCGCCGTGGTCAGCGTCGTGCGCGAGTACGGCAGCCTCCAGGCCACCAACGTGCGTGGCACCCGCGAGCTTCTCCGGCTGGCGGCCGCCGTGAGGCCCAAGCCCCTGCACTACGTCTCGACCTTGGCCGTGGCCCCCCAGGCCAACCTCAGTCCGGAAGTCCCAGAGGCCTTCGTCCCCGCCCACCCCGGTCTGCGCGACGGTTATCAGCAGAGCAAATGGGTGGCGGAGCGGCTCGTGCAACACGCAGCAGAGCGCGGATTGCCCGTGACGGTGTATCGGCTCGGCCGGGTGTCTGGCGCGATGGACAGCGGTATTGTCAACCCACAGGATCTCGTCTGGCGCATCCTGCTGGCCGGTATCCCCGCGGGTGCGCTGCCCCAGCTCGATGTGGGGGAAGTGTGGACACCGGTGGATTACGTCGCCAGCGCGCTTGTCCGGCTCTCGCTCGTTTCACACCCCGGCGCTGTCTTCAATGTCACCCCCGCACCCGAAGTGCGACTGAGCGAGGTGTTCGGCTGGGTCCGGGACTACGGCTACCCCGTCGAGTTGTGTCCGGTTCCCGAATGGCGCGCGCGCGTGGCCCAAGCCGCGGGGAGCGCCAACAACAGCGCCACACTGGCCTTCTTCGATCTGCGCGCGGGTTCATCGGAACCTACCTTTGGCCTGGGCACCCTCCGCAGTGACCGCCTGCTCCAGGCCCTGTCCGGCAGTGGGATCTCCTGTCCGGGGACCGATCGCCCCCTGCTCCACCGATACTTGGACTACTGTGTCGAACAAGGTCTCCTGCAGAGACCTCCGAAAACCCGGTAA
- a CDS encoding isochorismatase family protein has translation MALPAIAPYRMPSAADLPANKVSWTPDSQRSVLLIHDMQRYFVDAFTSGASPVTELVANIRQLRQHCISLGIPVVYSAQPGGQTPEQRGLLLDFWGAGINGGPHQKQIIDALAPAEGDIVLTKWRYSAFNRTQLMDILRQGKRNQLIICGIYAHIGCLQTASEAFMNEVQPFFVADGVADFSWENHQMALNYAARLCAVTTTTQQLIEQLRPQAIRGGAPLSRQQIRADVVELLQQDAALGDDENLLERGLDSIRLMSLVERWRNTGAEVTFVELAERPTLTDWYAMLTSTAQPPVEVAAAFQRGVRPTA, from the coding sequence ATGGCACTGCCCGCCATTGCCCCCTACCGCATGCCCAGCGCGGCCGATCTGCCCGCGAACAAGGTTTCCTGGACACCCGATTCGCAGCGCTCCGTCCTGCTCATCCACGACATGCAGCGGTACTTCGTGGATGCCTTCACCAGCGGGGCCTCGCCCGTGACTGAACTCGTGGCGAACATCCGCCAGCTGCGGCAGCACTGCATCTCGCTGGGAATTCCCGTGGTGTACTCGGCTCAACCCGGCGGGCAAACGCCCGAACAGCGCGGCCTGCTGCTGGACTTCTGGGGCGCGGGAATCAATGGAGGGCCGCACCAGAAGCAGATCATCGACGCACTGGCCCCGGCCGAAGGAGACATCGTCCTGACCAAGTGGCGCTACAGCGCGTTCAACAGGACGCAGCTGATGGACATCCTGCGCCAAGGCAAACGCAACCAGCTGATCATCTGCGGCATTTATGCGCACATCGGCTGCCTCCAGACCGCCAGCGAGGCCTTCATGAACGAGGTGCAGCCGTTCTTTGTGGCGGACGGCGTCGCCGACTTCTCCTGGGAAAACCACCAGATGGCGTTGAACTACGCGGCGCGGCTGTGCGCGGTCACCACTACCACCCAGCAGCTCATCGAGCAGCTCCGGCCGCAGGCCATCCGCGGCGGCGCGCCCTTGAGCCGACAGCAAATCCGCGCCGATGTCGTCGAGCTGCTCCAGCAGGATGCGGCGCTGGGCGATGACGAAAACCTCCTCGAGCGGGGACTCGATTCGATCCGGCTCATGAGCCTGGTGGAACGCTGGAGGAACACCGGGGCCGAGGTCACCTTCGTGGAGCTGGCCGAACGCCCGACCCTGACCGACTGGTACGCGATGTTGACCTCCACGGCCCAGCCCCCCGTGGAGGTGGCAGCGGCCTTCCAGCGCGGTGTCCGGCCTACCGCATAG
- the dhbC gene encoding isochorismate synthase DhbC, whose amino-acid sequence MTTERPMPPQKLAAQLLESYEAGSSFFFASPKRTMLARGTFATVPHMDGADALQRLPERVAAVLNNAREAAHDIPVAVGAVPFDGSIPAQMVVPMTLQRAGPLVFDADVPVHQPLAARYTVQPVPEPAAYLDGVTQALKLMQTGSLRKVVLSRSLHLSATTPIDLPQLLRNLAQRNPSGYTFAVDLPTETAGGRRRTLIGASPELLVSRSGLQVLANPLAGSAARSADPIEDQERAATLLKSPKDLHEHAVVIDAVVEAMRPYCKKLDVPAGPSLVSTQTMWHLSSRICGELADPSITSLKLAVALHPTPAVCGYPTELAHEAITTIEPFDRGFYTGTVGWCDVNGDGQWAVTIRCAEADERTLRLFAGAGIVVGSKPESELAETEAKFRTMLQAMGLGQNSEVKS is encoded by the coding sequence ATGACGACCGAACGTCCCATGCCGCCGCAGAAGCTGGCCGCGCAACTGCTCGAGAGCTACGAGGCCGGCTCCTCCTTCTTCTTTGCCTCCCCCAAGCGCACGATGCTGGCCCGGGGCACGTTCGCCACCGTGCCGCACATGGACGGCGCGGATGCGCTTCAGCGTCTGCCCGAGCGGGTGGCCGCGGTCCTCAACAATGCCCGGGAGGCCGCCCACGACATCCCGGTGGCGGTCGGCGCGGTGCCCTTCGATGGATCGATTCCCGCCCAGATGGTGGTCCCGATGACCCTTCAGCGGGCGGGCCCCCTGGTCTTCGACGCCGACGTGCCCGTGCACCAGCCCCTGGCAGCGCGATACACGGTCCAGCCCGTTCCCGAGCCCGCCGCCTACCTCGACGGCGTCACGCAAGCGTTGAAGCTGATGCAGACCGGCTCGCTGCGCAAGGTGGTGTTGTCCCGGTCGCTGCACCTGAGCGCCACGACCCCCATCGATCTTCCGCAGCTGCTGCGGAACCTGGCCCAACGCAACCCCTCTGGGTACACCTTCGCGGTGGACTTGCCCACCGAGACCGCGGGCGGGCGCAGGCGCACCCTCATCGGCGCCAGCCCCGAGCTGCTGGTCTCACGCTCGGGTCTGCAGGTGCTCGCCAACCCCCTGGCGGGCTCCGCGGCGCGCAGCGCCGATCCCATCGAGGATCAAGAGCGGGCCGCCACGCTGCTGAAGTCACCCAAGGATCTCCACGAGCACGCCGTGGTCATCGATGCGGTCGTGGAGGCCATGCGACCCTACTGCAAGAAACTGGATGTGCCGGCAGGACCGTCGCTGGTCAGCACGCAAACCATGTGGCACCTGTCGAGCCGGATCTGCGGCGAGCTGGCGGATCCGTCGATCACCTCGCTGAAGCTGGCGGTCGCGCTGCACCCCACCCCCGCGGTGTGCGGCTACCCCACCGAGCTGGCCCACGAGGCCATCACCACGATCGAGCCGTTCGATCGTGGCTTCTACACGGGCACGGTGGGCTGGTGCGACGTCAACGGCGATGGCCAGTGGGCCGTGACCATCCGCTGCGCCGAGGCCGATGAGCGCACGCTGCGGCTGTTCGCGGGTGCGGGCATCGTGGTGGGCTCGAAGCCCGAGTCCGAGCTGGCCGAAACCGAGGCGAAGTTCCGCACCATGCTGCAGGCGATGGGGCTGGGGCAGAACTCAGAGGTGAAGTCGTGA
- a CDS encoding aldo/keto reductase, producing MPHTLGISGPTVSRLGLGLAALGRPGYITLGHAGDLGPDRSVQAMEHRAHEVLDAAYREGVRYFDAARSYGRAEDFLASWLVSRGFKPGEVVVGSKWGYTYTADWTVDAERHEVKDHSLAALRRQYAESRARLGAHLSLYQIHSATFESGVLDDVAVLGTLAQMLDEGIRVGLSLSGPQQAAVLRRALEVRVDGRPVFSCVQATWNVLERSVGPALAEAHASGWGIILKEVVANGRLGPRDEHPALQPFRTLATEQNTRPDVLAMAAALAQPWASVVLSGAATVEQLSSHLRALSLPYTAPLDARLLGLVEAPQTYWATRSTLRWN from the coding sequence GTGCCTCACACCCTCGGTATCTCTGGGCCCACAGTTTCCCGCCTGGGGCTCGGGCTGGCGGCCCTCGGCCGCCCTGGCTACATCACCCTCGGCCATGCAGGAGATCTGGGCCCCGACCGTTCCGTGCAGGCGATGGAACACCGTGCCCATGAGGTGCTCGATGCCGCGTACCGCGAGGGCGTGCGCTACTTCGACGCGGCGCGCTCCTATGGCCGGGCCGAGGACTTCCTGGCCTCGTGGCTGGTCTCGCGCGGGTTCAAGCCGGGCGAGGTCGTCGTGGGCTCCAAGTGGGGCTACACGTACACCGCCGACTGGACCGTGGACGCCGAACGCCACGAGGTGAAGGACCACTCCTTGGCAGCCCTGCGCCGTCAGTACGCCGAGAGCCGCGCCCGGCTGGGAGCACATCTGAGCCTCTACCAGATCCACTCCGCCACCTTCGAAAGCGGTGTCCTGGACGACGTTGCCGTGCTGGGAACACTCGCCCAGATGCTCGACGAAGGCATTCGCGTGGGACTCTCGCTCAGTGGCCCCCAGCAAGCCGCGGTGCTGCGACGCGCGCTGGAAGTGCGTGTGGACGGCCGCCCCGTGTTCTCCTGTGTACAGGCCACATGGAACGTGCTCGAACGCTCCGTGGGACCCGCCCTCGCCGAGGCCCACGCCTCCGGCTGGGGCATCATCCTCAAGGAGGTCGTCGCCAATGGCCGGCTCGGCCCACGTGACGAGCACCCCGCCCTTCAGCCCTTTCGCACCCTGGCCACGGAGCAGAACACCCGCCCGGATGTGCTCGCCATGGCCGCCGCGCTGGCGCAGCCCTGGGCGAGCGTGGTGCTCAGCGGCGCAGCCACCGTGGAGCAGCTCTCCAGCCACCTGCGTGCCCTGTCACTGCCCTACACAGCGCCACTCGACGCTCGCCTGCTCGGCCTGGTGGAAGCCCCCCAGACGTACTGGGCCACACGGAGCACCCTGCGGTGGAACTGA